One part of the Lycium ferocissimum isolate CSIRO_LF1 chromosome 8, AGI_CSIRO_Lferr_CH_V1, whole genome shotgun sequence genome encodes these proteins:
- the LOC132066891 gene encoding isoleucine N-monooxygenase 1-like, whose translation MMRNFIFQNLLHMILIVFLSTLCSYFLWKIVLSTIILKITSKFISIRNQNTNKLPPGPKPWPLVGSLPEMLLSDKPAFVWIHKLMQEMDTEIACIRLGNVHVIPVTSAELACRFLKEQDSVFSSRPICMSSSLVSNGYMTTTFLPMGDQWVKMRRLLASHVLSPTSLQWLRHKRDEEADHLLRYVYNQCINKYRPRVINLRKVTRYYCANVIKNMIFSKRLFVDEEEDEEQIDAIFTLFEYFHSFSISDYLPWLINLDLDGHKAILKDAFATASKHTDHEVDQRIKIWKDGNKFVEEDILDVLIMLKDTNGSPLLNVKEIKAQVLELMLNTLDNPSNAVEWTMRHMLNQPKIMQRAMQEIDTIVGSNRLVQESDLPRLNYVKACIKEAFRLHPVAAFNAPHVSVDDAIVGEYFIPRGSVVLLSRLGLGRNPNIWEDPLKFKPERHLLLGGPGEVVLTDSELRLLSFSIGRRGCPAVKLGSPITTMLLARLLQGFTWSLPLKSPQYDFFECDPFCNMPLFALAKPRLSSGMYP comes from the exons ATGATGAGaaactttatatttcaaaaCCTTCTTCATATGATCTTAATTGTCTTCCTCTCCACTTTATGTAGCTACTTTCTCTGGAAAATCGTCCTTTCCACTATAATCCTTAAGATAACAAGCAAATTTATAAGTATAAGAAATCAGAATACCAATAAACTCCCTCCTGGTCCAAAACCATGGCCTTTAGTTGGGAGCCTTCCTGAAATGCTACTAAGCGATAAGCCAGCATTTGTGTGGATACATAAACTTATGCAAGAAATGGATACCGAAATCGCTTGCATTCGTCTTGGCAATGTCCATGTCATTCCTGTCACTTCTGCTGAGCTTGCTTGCCGATTCCTGAAGGAGCAAGACTCGGTTTTCTCATCGAGGCCTATTTGCATGTCCTCGAGCCTCGTTAGCAATGGCTACATGACCACAACTTTTCTCCCTATGGGTGATCAATGGGTGAAAATGAGACGATTACTTGCTTCCCATGTGCTCTCACCAACATCTCTTCAATGGCTTCGTCATAAGAGGGACGAAGAAGCTGACCACCTCCTTCGATACGTTTACAACCAATGCATTAACAAGTATCGTCCTCGAGTTATTAACTTGAGGAAGGTGACAAGATACTATTGTGCaaatgttattaagaatatgatTTTCAGCAAGAGATTATTTGTAGACGAAGAGGAGGATGAGGAGCAAATTGATGCGATTTTCACACTTTTTGAATATTTCCATTCTTTTAGCATCTCAGATTACTTACcatggttaattaatttagatttaGATGGTCACAAGGCAATTCTCAAGGATGCCTTTGCCACAGCAAGTAAACACACTGATCATGAAGTTGACCAGAGGATTAAGATTTGGAAGGATGGCAACAAATTTGTGGAAGAAGACATCCTTGATGTTCTTATCATGCTCAAAGATACCAATGGGAGTCCGTTGTTGAATGTTAAAGAGATTAAAGCGCAAGTCCTT GAATTGATGCTTAATACATTAGATAATCCCTCAAATGCAGTTGAATGGACAATGAGACATATGTTGAATCAACCAAAGATAATGCAAAGGGCCATGCAAGAGATTGACACGATCGTTGGGAGTAATAGATTGGTTCAAGAATCGGACTTGCCACGGCTAAATTATGTGAAAGCTTGCATAAAAGAGGCGTTTCGACTACATCCGGTGGCGGCGTTTAACGCTCCGCATGTGTCTGTTGATGATGCTATTGTGGGCGAATACTTCATCCCAAGAGGGAGTGTAGTGCTATTAAGTCGTCTTGGACTTGGTCGAAACCCAAATATTTGGGAGGATCCGTTGAAGTTCAAGCCAGAGCGCCATCTATTATTAGGTGGCCCTGGTGAAGTTGTTCTCACTGATTCAGAATTACGTTTGTTGTCATTTAGTATTGGACGACGAGGTTGTCCAGCTGTGAAACTTGGTTCTCCAATTACTACCATGTTACTCGCTAGGCTTCTTCAAGGATTTACTTGGAGTTTACCACTAAAGTCTCCACAATATGATTTTTTTGAATGCGATCCCTTTTGTAACATGCCACTTTTTGCTCTCGCAAAACCGCGATTGTCTAGTGGCATGTACCCTTAA